Proteins encoded together in one Chloroflexota bacterium window:
- the vanZ gene encoding VanZ family protein, with the protein MDWALLGAWMGVIFYWSSQMNPAIPGIGFDPFRKSLHVLEYMLLFALWQRALKSRVGGDPVVTAMWALLLTAGYAISDEIHQHVVGRDGSVRDVLIDTALPVLLSVTLWVRRRMARRIR; encoded by the coding sequence ATGGACTGGGCGCTGCTCGGCGCGTGGATGGGGGTGATTTTCTACTGGTCGAGCCAGATGAATCCGGCGATACCGGGAATCGGGTTCGATCCGTTCCGCAAGTCATTGCACGTGCTGGAGTACATGCTGCTCTTCGCCCTGTGGCAGCGCGCACTCAAGTCACGAGTGGGGGGCGATCCCGTGGTGACAGCTATGTGGGCGCTGCTGTTGACGGCCGGCTATGCGATCTCGGATGAGATCCACCAGCACGTTGTCGGTCGCGATGGCAGTGTGCGCGACGTGCTGATCGACACGGCGTTGCCGGTGCTCCTGAGTGTTACGCTGTGGGTTCGACGAAGGATGGCTCGTCGGATTCGTTAG
- a CDS encoding glycosyltransferase family 4 protein produces MNIVMVGPFGMAPKQTMRLRALPLARALAARGHRVTLLLPPWSNPDESGRAYADDGVQVVNVPLPPLRIPGLFHIWLALTLVRRALALHPAVVHGFKPKAYAGLTLWLLWYLRRLGIHRARLVVDSDDWEGAGGWNEVEPYPGWLKRFFAWQEWWGLAHADTVTVASRALETLVWALGVPRTRVCYAPNGVWPTVLSTEVPRDGNAVLLYTRFFEFDLGRVARLLATLSERHATVRYVIAGKGFRGEENELRRLLAGTAAEVRVDWRGWVEPAQLPRLFAEASLAIYPFDDTLLNRAKCAVKLTELLDAAVPVVAEAVGQNREYIVDGVSGLLVPPGDGDAFAEAVLRMLNDRALSQAMGAAARERMQTCFRWEAIAAQLERHYAA; encoded by the coding sequence ATGAATATCGTGATGGTCGGCCCGTTTGGCATGGCGCCGAAACAAACGATGCGCTTGCGTGCCCTGCCGCTGGCGCGCGCGTTGGCGGCCCGTGGGCACCGCGTCACGCTGCTGCTGCCACCCTGGTCGAATCCCGATGAAAGCGGGCGCGCATACGCTGACGACGGTGTGCAGGTCGTCAACGTGCCGTTGCCGCCGCTCCGAATTCCCGGTCTGTTTCACATCTGGCTGGCGCTGACGTTGGTTCGGCGCGCGCTGGCGCTTCACCCCGCTGTCGTTCACGGCTTCAAACCCAAAGCCTATGCCGGGCTGACGCTGTGGTTGCTCTGGTATTTGCGTCGCCTTGGCATACACCGCGCGCGGCTGGTCGTCGATAGCGACGATTGGGAGGGGGCCGGTGGTTGGAACGAGGTCGAGCCGTACCCGGGCTGGCTGAAACGGTTTTTCGCGTGGCAGGAGTGGTGGGGGTTGGCGCATGCGGATACCGTGACCGTTGCGAGCCGCGCGCTGGAGACGCTTGTCTGGGCGCTGGGTGTACCGCGCACGCGGGTATGCTATGCACCCAATGGCGTTTGGCCGACTGTCCTCTCGACCGAGGTTCCGCGTGACGGCAACGCGGTACTGCTTTACACTCGGTTCTTCGAGTTTGATTTGGGCCGTGTCGCCCGCTTGCTAGCCACGCTGTCCGAGCGTCACGCGACGGTGCGGTATGTCATCGCAGGCAAGGGATTTCGAGGCGAGGAGAACGAATTGCGCCGGCTGCTGGCGGGCACGGCAGCAGAAGTGCGCGTTGACTGGCGTGGCTGGGTGGAACCGGCGCAGTTGCCCCGCCTGTTTGCGGAAGCGTCACTCGCGATCTACCCGTTTGATGACACACTGCTTAACCGCGCCAAGTGCGCGGTCAAGCTGACCGAACTGCTCGATGCGGCGGTGCCCGTGGTGGCGGAGGCGGTCGGGCAAAATCGAGAGTATATCGTCGACGGCGTTTCGGGCCTGCTGGTGCCGCCCGGTGACGGTGACGCGTTTGCCGAAGCCGTGCTGCGAATGCTGAATGACCGCGCACTTTCGCAGGCGATGGGCGCCGCGGCCCGCGAGCGGATGCAGACATGCTTTCGCTGGGAAGCCATCGCGGCCCAGCTTGAACGACACTATGCAGCCTAG
- a CDS encoding 1-acyl-sn-glycerol-3-phosphate acyltransferase: MSDRAYRFMNWGLRRVFPVIMKLTIDGLSNVPATGPVVIAINHSSFVEPLLAGAYVKRPIVMMSKAENFDLPIGGWVVKMYGAFPIRRGEADRESIKTALAVLRGGRVLLMAPEGTRSPDGQLQPGHDGLAMLAARTGAAVVPFAVAGGKPVWKNAWRLRRTRVSARAGAPMYLNEFGEKPSREQLAKLTDRVMLRLAELLPPEQRGHYRERVGG, encoded by the coding sequence ATGAGTGACCGTGCATATCGATTCATGAACTGGGGCCTGCGGCGCGTGTTCCCCGTCATCATGAAGCTGACCATCGACGGGCTGTCCAACGTGCCGGCGACAGGCCCGGTGGTGATCGCAATCAACCACAGCAGTTTCGTCGAGCCGCTGCTGGCGGGCGCATACGTCAAACGCCCGATCGTCATGATGTCGAAAGCTGAAAACTTCGACCTGCCGATCGGCGGCTGGGTTGTGAAGATGTACGGCGCGTTCCCGATCCGGCGCGGCGAGGCCGACCGCGAATCGATCAAGACGGCGCTTGCGGTGCTGCGCGGCGGGCGCGTGCTGCTGATGGCGCCGGAAGGCACGCGCTCGCCTGACGGCCAACTGCAGCCGGGGCATGACGGCCTGGCGATGCTGGCGGCGCGCACGGGCGCGGCGGTGGTGCCGTTTGCGGTGGCGGGCGGCAAGCCGGTGTGGAAAAATGCGTGGCGGCTGCGCCGCACGCGTGTGTCGGCCCGCGCCGGCGCACCGATGTACCTCAACGAGTTTGGCGAAAAACCGTCGCGCGAGCAACTGGCGAAACTGACCGACCGCGTCATGCTCCGGTTGGCCGAACTGCTGCCGCCCGAGCAGCGCGGGCATTACCGCGAGCGCGTGGGCGGGTAG
- a CDS encoding (d)CMP kinase produces the protein MVIPRTIAIDGPSASGKSTVGELLARRLGYLYFDTGVMYRALTHAILRAGIAVGDESAVSALSERVHIDVLPLTVSDGRQNTILLDGADVTQRLRDRAIDANVSAVSAYPRVRAAMVRQQRVIGGRGDVVMIGRDIGTVVLPHADLKVFLTASEEERARRRHRENCARGDLTPYADVLVALRQRDAQDSTRATAPLRAADDAHVIDTELMDANTVVATICSLWT, from the coding sequence ATCGTGATACCAAGAACGATCGCCATTGACGGCCCGTCGGCGTCGGGCAAGAGCACGGTGGGCGAACTGCTTGCCCGGCGGCTTGGCTACCTGTATTTTGACACCGGCGTCATGTATCGTGCGCTAACGCACGCCATCCTGCGCGCAGGCATCGCCGTGGGCGACGAGTCGGCGGTCAGCGCGCTGTCTGAACGGGTGCACATTGACGTGCTGCCGCTAACGGTGAGCGACGGCCGGCAGAACACGATCCTGCTGGACGGCGCGGACGTGACGCAGCGCCTGCGCGACCGGGCGATCGACGCGAACGTATCGGCGGTTTCGGCGTACCCGCGCGTGCGCGCGGCGATGGTGCGGCAGCAGCGTGTAATCGGCGGGCGCGGCGATGTCGTGATGATCGGGCGCGACATCGGCACGGTGGTGCTGCCCCACGCCGATCTGAAGGTGTTCCTGACGGCGAGCGAAGAAGAGCGAGCAAGGCGACGCCACCGCGAGAACTGCGCGCGCGGAGACCTGACGCCGTATGCCGATGTGCTGGTGGCGCTCCGCCAGCGCGACGCGCAGGACAGCACTCGGGCCACGGCGCCGCTGCGCGCGGCCGACGACGCGCATGTGATCGATACTGAGTTGATGGACGCCAACACGGTCGTCGCAACCATTTGCAGCCTCTGGACATAG
- a CDS encoding rRNA pseudouridine synthase, which produces MRQAASEPANRPTTTPTPGSIRLHKVLADAGVASRRHAEALIADGRVRVNGVVVREMGVQVKPDRDRIQVDGQPVEIRQDHVYLALNKPRGVVSTASDPEGRKTVIDLVPRDRRVYPVGRLDYDSEGLMLLTDDGAMANRLLHPRYEQEREYRALVTGTPPDTVLKKLCEGIDLEDGHTAPARFEIDSRVSGDAWLRVIMREGRNRQVRRMLEAVGYPVKRLVRARLATLRLGDLASGQWRRLTPREVADLRQATSSRERRDASHSGGRRRGQHRDTKNDRH; this is translated from the coding sequence ATGCGACAGGCGGCCAGCGAGCCGGCTAACCGCCCGACGACCACGCCGACGCCAGGCTCGATCCGCTTGCACAAGGTCCTGGCTGACGCCGGGGTGGCCTCGCGACGGCATGCCGAAGCACTGATCGCCGATGGTCGCGTGCGCGTAAATGGCGTGGTCGTGCGGGAGATGGGTGTGCAGGTGAAGCCCGACCGCGACCGGATACAGGTGGACGGCCAGCCGGTCGAGATTCGCCAGGATCATGTCTACCTCGCGCTAAACAAACCGCGCGGTGTGGTGTCAACGGCGTCGGACCCGGAAGGGCGAAAGACGGTCATCGATCTGGTGCCGCGTGACCGGCGCGTCTATCCGGTCGGGCGGCTGGATTACGACAGCGAAGGACTCATGCTGTTGACCGATGACGGTGCGATGGCGAACCGATTGCTGCATCCCCGCTACGAGCAGGAACGCGAGTATCGCGCCCTTGTGACGGGCACGCCGCCGGATACTGTATTGAAGAAGTTGTGCGAGGGAATAGACCTGGAGGACGGGCATACTGCGCCGGCACGATTCGAGATCGACAGCCGCGTGAGCGGCGACGCGTGGCTGCGCGTGATCATGCGCGAAGGCCGCAACCGGCAGGTGCGCCGCATGCTCGAAGCGGTCGGCTATCCGGTCAAGCGGTTGGTGCGGGCGCGCCTGGCGACCCTGCGGTTGGGCGACCTGGCGTCGGGCCAGTGGCGACGGTTGACGCCGCGCGAGGTGGCCGATTTGCGGCAGGCGACGAGCAGTCGTGAGCGACGCGACGCATCACACTCCGGCGGGAGGAGACGCGGGCAGCATCGTGATACCAAGAACGATCGCCATTGA
- the scpB gene encoding SMC-Scp complex subunit ScpB — protein MTQEELIRHLESLLFVSAEPAELAQLAGALDVTEPEIEAALAALGALCATRGIRVQRKGARVQLATASDASPYVEKFLGLTATTRLSQAALETLAIIAYRQPITRAEIEGLRGVDCDGVLRTLMARQLIGELERLDTVGHPIRYGTTFEFMRYFGIQRLDELPPLRVAEPQVAEAQTPAAPTESHEQFIAQTQDAAAPNDITAGQPASNELSATTGATPATGGSAPVAGELNAHDGETSGARSGTSSPGGAAAALDATGGQRAG, from the coding sequence ATGACACAGGAAGAACTGATCCGGCACCTGGAGAGTTTGTTGTTTGTGTCGGCCGAGCCGGCCGAGCTGGCGCAACTGGCCGGAGCGCTTGACGTAACCGAGCCGGAGATTGAGGCGGCACTGGCCGCGCTGGGAGCGCTATGCGCCACACGCGGCATCCGCGTGCAGCGCAAGGGCGCGCGTGTGCAGTTAGCCACGGCATCCGACGCGTCACCGTACGTGGAGAAGTTCCTCGGACTGACGGCGACCACACGCCTATCGCAGGCGGCGCTCGAAACGCTGGCTATCATCGCCTATCGCCAGCCGATTACGAGGGCCGAGATCGAAGGACTGCGCGGCGTCGACTGCGACGGCGTGCTGCGCACGCTGATGGCACGCCAGTTGATTGGCGAGCTGGAGCGGCTCGACACGGTCGGCCACCCGATTCGCTACGGTACGACCTTTGAATTCATGCGCTATTTCGGTATCCAGCGTCTGGACGAGCTTCCACCCCTGCGCGTGGCCGAGCCCCAAGTTGCCGAGGCGCAGACACCTGCAGCACCCACGGAGTCTCATGAGCAATTCATCGCGCAGACCCAAGATGCCGCTGCGCCAAACGACATCACGGCCGGACAGCCGGCCTCCAATGAACTCAGTGCGACCACCGGCGCGACGCCCGCTACGGGCGGAAGCGCGCCCGTCGCCGGCGAACTCAACGCGCACGACGGCGAGACGTCCGGTGCGCGAAGCGGCACATCCAGCCCCGGCGGCGCCGCAGCCGCGCTGGATGCGACAGGCGGCCAGCGAGCCGGCTAA
- a CDS encoding YfhO family protein — MPPIFSRRLADLLALAGLCLLVAVFFWKIALTNLILVGVDIFTYFYPYRAAINDAISQGRLPLWNPYLFMGAPLLANGQAGLFYPLNWPLALLDAPRAINASIVLHVALAAGLLFAFARDRLALPTVPAVLAAVVFALGGYAGSLVEHVNQLQAAAWFPLLLLCADRAMEGRGWRWAVAGGIVFGIQLLAGHAQVSFISVFGCGLWILGRWGDATASLRQWLHTVRRHVVQWPLRAVLVMGIIGATGAALAAVQLLPMAELSRLSIRGGGMTYREAVAFSLPPGRLIESLLPTYGMGVPVFSEYVAFVGVAAGLLALLGVGVAWRQHPGLTLLLAGGLALALGVFDPLYYLLFKLAPGFGLFRAPARWLFLSAFAAGGFAGIGLAYARNGSLAGAWKPLARALVAAGIIMALAAGLVLGRLFVMPPPAVVWPWLFAGMLCVALLFAPRLPVRLRQTLLLGTVAIELYAATRWLPYNQPTAPEAFSALRPAIAFLLSEDQSQPWRVLSYSDLTWDPGDLRDIRDLFGDALPPQSIYEYTVAVKAKEIIAPNLPLRYGIQSVDGYDGGILPLARYVGLQSLFLTPEQVNPDGRLRERLRSVPDSRWLDLFNVRYVIADKIFDVWVDGVYYDLGLGATLPPGRTQTVDAPGDFEATGLGVVSYLNGAVLVADGTPVADVTVTFADGREQAFVLRAGHDTAESAASPTGARAVHTLRDRPDAREYHSLLTFAVPGRPVRVTTRSLLPQGDLVLHGMTLVHAPTTTGRPLVVADAGRFRLAHSGDVKIYEKTDSAPRALVVHRAQILADDGRSLDLMRLPGFEPSAQIVLAGGSPMDGSGTPTAASVDTYLPERIVMRTSDSAEGYLLVKDAWYPGWRAWVDGQEAPIERADTFFRAVRLPGGAHTIEMRYESATLAMGALVTGAAMLVLGVLAMAAWRR; from the coding sequence ATGCCTCCGATATTCTCTCGACGCTTGGCCGATCTGCTGGCACTCGCGGGCCTGTGTCTGCTGGTCGCGGTGTTCTTCTGGAAGATCGCGCTGACCAACCTGATCCTGGTCGGTGTCGACATATTCACCTACTTTTACCCATATCGCGCGGCGATCAACGATGCCATCAGCCAGGGGCGGCTGCCATTGTGGAATCCGTACCTGTTCATGGGTGCGCCGTTGCTGGCGAACGGCCAGGCCGGACTGTTCTACCCGCTTAACTGGCCCCTGGCCTTGCTGGACGCGCCGCGCGCGATCAATGCATCGATAGTGCTGCACGTAGCCCTGGCGGCCGGATTGCTGTTCGCGTTTGCGCGCGACCGTTTGGCGTTGCCGACCGTGCCGGCGGTGCTCGCCGCGGTCGTATTTGCGCTGGGCGGGTACGCCGGATCGCTGGTCGAGCACGTCAATCAACTGCAGGCTGCGGCGTGGTTTCCGCTCCTGCTGCTCTGCGCGGATCGGGCGATGGAGGGCCGCGGCTGGCGCTGGGCGGTTGCCGGCGGAATCGTGTTTGGCATCCAACTGCTGGCGGGCCACGCGCAGGTGTCGTTCATCAGCGTGTTCGGCTGCGGGTTGTGGATTCTCGGACGCTGGGGCGATGCGACCGCCAGCCTGCGGCAGTGGCTGCACACGGTGCGGCGGCATGTGGTCCAGTGGCCGTTGCGGGCGGTGCTCGTCATGGGTATCATCGGCGCGACGGGCGCGGCGCTGGCCGCCGTGCAACTGCTGCCGATGGCGGAGTTGTCTCGCCTGTCGATCCGGGGTGGCGGGATGACCTACCGCGAAGCGGTAGCCTTCTCGCTGCCGCCTGGTCGATTGATCGAATCGCTGCTGCCGACGTACGGGATGGGCGTACCCGTATTCAGCGAGTATGTGGCGTTTGTGGGCGTCGCCGCCGGATTGCTGGCGTTGCTTGGTGTGGGCGTTGCGTGGCGACAGCACCCGGGGCTCACGCTGCTGCTGGCAGGGGGACTTGCGCTGGCGCTCGGTGTATTCGACCCGCTTTACTATTTGCTGTTCAAGCTGGCGCCCGGGTTTGGCCTGTTTCGAGCGCCGGCGCGGTGGCTATTCTTGAGCGCGTTCGCCGCCGGCGGGTTTGCCGGCATTGGGCTTGCGTATGCGCGCAACGGATCGCTGGCCGGCGCGTGGAAGCCACTCGCGCGGGCACTGGTTGCCGCCGGCATCATTATGGCGCTGGCGGCCGGGCTCGTACTGGGGCGGCTGTTCGTGATGCCACCGCCGGCGGTTGTGTGGCCGTGGCTCTTCGCCGGAATGTTGTGCGTTGCGCTTCTCTTCGCGCCACGTTTGCCGGTGCGTCTGCGGCAGACGCTGCTGCTCGGTACCGTGGCGATCGAACTGTATGCGGCGACTCGCTGGTTGCCGTACAATCAGCCGACTGCGCCGGAGGCATTCAGTGCGTTGCGACCGGCGATCGCCTTTCTGCTTTCGGAGGACCAATCGCAACCGTGGCGAGTTCTGAGTTACTCCGACCTGACCTGGGATCCCGGCGACCTGCGCGATATCCGCGATTTGTTTGGCGACGCGCTTCCGCCGCAGTCGATATACGAGTACACGGTGGCGGTCAAGGCCAAGGAGATTATCGCGCCGAATCTGCCGCTGCGCTACGGTATTCAGTCGGTCGACGGCTACGACGGCGGCATCCTGCCATTGGCTCGCTACGTGGGATTGCAAAGCCTATTCCTGACGCCCGAGCAGGTCAATCCGGATGGCCGGCTGCGCGAGCGGCTGCGGTCGGTGCCGGATAGCCGGTGGCTGGACCTGTTCAATGTGCGCTACGTGATTGCCGACAAGATCTTCGATGTGTGGGTCGATGGCGTCTACTACGATCTGGGGCTGGGCGCCACGCTCCCGCCGGGCCGCACGCAGACAGTTGACGCGCCGGGCGATTTTGAGGCGACCGGGCTTGGTGTGGTGTCGTATCTGAATGGGGCGGTGTTGGTAGCGGATGGCACGCCGGTTGCCGACGTTACCGTTACGTTTGCCGACGGGCGCGAGCAGGCGTTTGTGCTGCGTGCCGGACACGACACGGCTGAAAGCGCGGCTTCACCGACGGGCGCGCGAGCGGTCCACACGCTGCGTGATCGGCCCGATGCCCGCGAATATCATAGTTTGCTGACGTTCGCCGTGCCTGGGCGGCCGGTACGCGTCACGACGCGCAGTCTGCTGCCGCAAGGCGACCTGGTTCTGCACGGGATGACGCTTGTGCACGCGCCGACCACGACCGGCAGACCACTGGTAGTTGCGGATGCGGGCCGGTTTCGCCTCGCGCACAGCGGTGACGTGAAGATCTACGAGAAGACGGACAGCGCGCCGCGCGCGCTCGTCGTACACCGGGCGCAGATATTGGCAGACGACGGCCGGTCGCTGGACCTGATGCGCTTGCCGGGCTTCGAGCCGAGCGCACAGATTGTGCTGGCCGGCGGCTCGCCCATGGACGGCTCGGGCACCCCGACCGCCGCATCAGTCGATACATATCTGCCGGAGCGTATTGTGATGCGGACGAGCGATTCGGCTGAAGGCTATCTGTTGGTGAAGGACGCGTGGTATCCTGGTTGGCGCGCGTGGGTGGACGGGCAGGAGGCGCCCATCGAACGGGCCGACACGTTTTTCCGCGCCGTGCGATTGCCCGGCGGAGCGCACACGATCGAGATGCGCTACGAGTCGGCCACGCTCGCCATGGGCGCGCTGGTGACCGGTGCCGCGATGCTCGTGCTTGGCGTGTTGGCGATGGCGGCGTGGCGGCGCTAA
- a CDS encoding glycosyltransferase family 39 protein: MGALNEFVRARPLAVALLLCAVVAASLRVSLISGERFHPDEALYATWARDIATGRDVWLAERIVDKPPLFIYVLALPFATVGASEELARLPNLIASVASVVLTGGIAQRLYGDLRVAVVAAIGMALSPIAMLFSVTAFADPFMLMWALAAVWAALGGRIAWCGFLCGLALATKQDALLLLPVLVAIGWAATLPAMRWRAWLRGLAGLSVPVGVVAVWVWMRPQPDFLSASLLHYAPLTWSGPATWLERANQWAALSATVAPAWLLPVAAIVFAMCHTKRTVADLGLPAVALVWIGLHVVISFPVWDRYALPLAPVAAIWLARAGVLWYDRLRAGFVRPVFCAAWVFCLVAAAGAALSGAVDVARDYGRHAGIDAIGAYFWTHDTSATVLYVHDLSWEIDYYTYGRELDRRWFQDATALASDAAHMSRARRFVALTDAEWRRGDLPDALAARGLQVERVETTARVDGRSMVQLLRIVPVDR, from the coding sequence ATGGGCGCCCTGAACGAGTTTGTACGTGCGCGTCCGCTGGCGGTTGCGTTGCTGCTGTGCGCCGTGGTTGCCGCCTCGCTGCGTGTGTCGCTCATATCGGGTGAGCGCTTTCACCCCGACGAGGCGCTGTATGCGACCTGGGCACGCGATATTGCGACCGGCCGCGATGTGTGGTTGGCTGAGCGGATCGTCGACAAGCCGCCGTTATTCATTTACGTGCTGGCCTTGCCTTTCGCGACGGTCGGCGCCTCAGAAGAGCTTGCGCGGCTGCCGAACCTGATCGCGAGTGTCGCCAGCGTCGTGCTCACGGGCGGCATCGCGCAACGGCTCTACGGCGACCTGCGCGTCGCCGTCGTGGCGGCCATTGGGATGGCGCTGTCGCCTATCGCGATGCTGTTTTCGGTTACGGCATTTGCCGATCCGTTCATGTTGATGTGGGCACTGGCGGCCGTCTGGGCGGCCCTGGGCGGACGAATCGCATGGTGCGGGTTCCTGTGCGGGCTGGCGTTGGCGACCAAACAGGATGCGCTGCTTCTGTTGCCGGTGCTGGTTGCGATTGGATGGGCGGCGACCTTGCCCGCAATGCGCTGGCGCGCATGGTTGCGCGGGCTGGCCGGTCTGTCCGTGCCGGTCGGCGTGGTCGCCGTGTGGGTCTGGATGCGACCGCAGCCAGATTTCCTGAGCGCCAGCCTGCTGCACTATGCGCCGTTGACGTGGTCCGGGCCGGCCACGTGGTTAGAGCGTGCGAACCAGTGGGCTGCATTGAGCGCCACGGTCGCGCCGGCATGGCTGTTGCCGGTGGCGGCCATTGTGTTTGCGATGTGTCACACGAAGCGCACGGTAGCCGACCTGGGGCTGCCGGCCGTGGCGCTGGTATGGATCGGGCTGCATGTGGTGATCAGTTTCCCGGTGTGGGATCGCTACGCGCTGCCGCTGGCGCCGGTCGCGGCAATATGGCTGGCGCGTGCGGGCGTGCTCTGGTATGATCGGTTGCGCGCCGGCTTCGTTCGTCCGGTATTTTGTGCTGCGTGGGTGTTCTGTCTTGTGGCGGCGGCGGGCGCGGCTCTGTCCGGCGCAGTCGATGTGGCGCGCGACTATGGACGGCACGCGGGCATCGATGCCATTGGCGCGTACTTCTGGACGCATGACACCAGTGCCACGGTGCTGTATGTGCATGATCTGAGCTGGGAGATCGACTACTATACGTACGGTCGCGAACTCGATCGCCGCTGGTTTCAGGATGCAACTGCGCTGGCGTCGGATGCCGCACATATGAGCCGGGCGCGGCGTTTTGTGGCGCTGACCGATGCAGAGTGGCGCCGGGGCGACCTGCCGGATGCGCTTGCGGCGCGCGGCCTCCAAGTCGAGCGTGTGGAGACCACGGCACGTGTTGACGGGCGTTCCATGGTTCAACTGCTGCGCATCGTGCCGGTCGATCGATAG
- a CDS encoding Zn-dependent hydrolase, with protein MSALDPARVVDELKELRALTGNDAGAQRLCWTDTWFHAREWLRSKLAALPVQVEVDEAGNQWATLKGRSPRALLLGGHLDSVPNGGWLDGALNVVGALEVLRRIAAEGEPPVTVRLVDWADEEGARFGPSLFGSSAVSGSINIETMRTLVDRDGIKLVDAVARFGVDLDRTALARHQLTDAAAYLELHIEQGPVLEQLGLPLGAVIGTFGVERHRLRWTGQSAHAGSTPMDSRRDALAGAAKLALEIRSIARRHGGVCTVGRLVTYPGIATAVVGECEMTLDQRHLDGAALAAMLAEARSASGQFAAEERVVVAWERIWRTDPLPFHPHLIDLCADAVRETCGTSHRLPSGPLHDAAEVARAGVPTVMLFVQSLRGLSHAREEDTREEHLVLSIQALDRLATKTMQWITERS; from the coding sequence ATGTCTGCTCTCGATCCTGCCCGCGTCGTTGACGAACTTAAGGAGCTGCGCGCGCTCACCGGGAACGATGCCGGCGCGCAGCGCCTGTGCTGGACCGACACCTGGTTCCACGCGCGCGAATGGCTGCGCTCCAAACTGGCCGCGCTGCCTGTTCAGGTGGAGGTTGACGAGGCGGGCAACCAGTGGGCTACGCTGAAGGGCCGCTCGCCGCGCGCGCTGCTACTGGGCGGCCACCTCGACTCCGTACCGAATGGAGGCTGGCTGGACGGCGCACTCAACGTCGTCGGCGCGCTGGAGGTGCTGCGCCGCATCGCTGCGGAGGGCGAGCCGCCCGTGACCGTGCGCCTGGTCGACTGGGCCGACGAGGAAGGCGCGCGCTTCGGCCCCAGCCTCTTCGGTTCGAGCGCCGTATCCGGTTCGATAAACATCGAAACGATGCGCACGCTCGTCGATCGCGACGGCATCAAACTGGTCGACGCCGTCGCCCGCTTCGGCGTGGACCTCGATCGTACAGCGCTCGCCCGGCATCAACTGACTGACGCGGCCGCCTACTTGGAGCTGCACATCGAGCAAGGCCCCGTGCTGGAGCAACTGGGGCTGCCCTTGGGCGCGGTCATCGGCACCTTCGGTGTTGAACGCCATCGCTTGCGCTGGACCGGCCAGTCGGCACACGCCGGCTCGACGCCGATGGACAGCCGCCGCGACGCGCTGGCCGGCGCGGCCAAACTGGCGCTCGAAATCCGCTCGATCGCCCGCCGGCATGGCGGCGTGTGCACGGTCGGCCGCCTGGTCACATACCCCGGCATCGCCACGGCCGTCGTCGGCGAGTGCGAGATGACGCTCGACCAGCGGCACCTCGACGGCGCGGCGCTGGCAGCCATGCTGGCCGAGGCGCGTTCTGCATCCGGGCAATTTGCGGCCGAAGAGCGTGTCGTCGTCGCCTGGGAGCGCATCTGGCGCACCGATCCGCTGCCCTTCCACCCGCATTTGATCGACCTGTGCGCGGACGCGGTGCGCGAGACCTGCGGCACATCGCACCGGCTGCCCAGCGGGCCGCTGCACGATGCCGCGGAAGTCGCGCGGGCCGGCGTCCCCACGGTTATGCTGTTCGTACAGAGCCTGCGCGGACTGTCGCACGCCCGCGAGGAAGACACGCGCGAAGAGCATCTGGTGCTGAGTATCCAGGCGCTCGACCGCCTGGCGACCAAGACCATGCAGTGGATCACGGAGAGGTCGTAG
- a CDS encoding glycosyltransferase family 2 protein: protein MKLSIIIPAYNEKSTIAEIIERVKATPFEKEIIVVDDGSTDGTREILQQRQSDGIVQVIYRAKNGGKGAAVRDGFERASGDILLIQDADLEYDPREYQTLLQPIFEGKASVVYGSRFLGGPRRAMFFSHMLGNKLLTLVTNVLYDTILSDMETCYKVFKAEVVKGMPLKSRRFELEPEITARVLKKGIRIYEVPISYAGREFAEGKKITWRDGFIALWTLIRYRFFN, encoded by the coding sequence TTGAAACTATCGATTATTATTCCGGCTTACAACGAGAAATCGACCATTGCAGAAATCATCGAGCGCGTCAAGGCGACTCCGTTCGAAAAGGAAATCATCGTCGTGGACGATGGCTCGACCGACGGCACGCGCGAGATCCTGCAGCAGCGGCAGTCGGACGGCATCGTGCAGGTCATCTACCGCGCCAAGAACGGCGGCAAGGGCGCCGCAGTGCGCGACGGCTTCGAGCGCGCCTCCGGCGACATCCTGCTGATCCAGGACGCCGACCTGGAATACGATCCGCGCGAATACCAGACGCTGCTCCAGCCGATCTTTGAGGGCAAGGCATCGGTTGTGTATGGCTCCCGCTTCCTGGGCGGGCCGCGCCGCGCGATGTTCTTCTCGCACATGCTTGGCAACAAGCTGCTGACGCTCGTCACCAACGTGCTGTACGACACGATCCTCAGCGACATGGAGACCTGCTACAAAGTCTTCAAGGCCGAGGTGGTCAAGGGCATGCCGCTCAAATCGCGGCGCTTTGAGTTGGAGCCGGAGATCACGGCGCGCGTGCTGAAGAAGGGCATCCGCATCTACGAGGTGCCGATCTCGTACGCCGGCCGCGAGTTTGCCGAGGGCAAGAAGATCACCTGGCGCGACGGCTTCATCGCACTGTGGACGCTGATCCGCTATCGTTTCTTTAATTAG